A single genomic interval of Streptomyces sp. 1222.5 harbors:
- a CDS encoding Gfo/Idh/MocA family protein, which produces MGDLLGVAVLGAGHMGADHIRRLDQVVSGARVAAVADPDIERAKEAAAGLTGVTVHTDHLAALDAPGVAAVLVASPGPAHEEALLACFARGLPVLCEKPMVPDSAGALRVVEAEAALGRRLAQIGFMRRYDAEYRRLKALLDGGRLGRPLMLHCTHRNVSSPDHFTSAMLVNSSVSHEIDAARWLLGQELTAVTVLRPAPSSDAPEGLIDPQFVLFESERGALVDVEVFVNSGFGYQVRCEAVCEKGSARIGDAHTMVVTTRGGAAEEVAQDYLVRFAGAYDREVQAWVDATRRGEVTGPGVWDGYAASAVAEAGVRSLETGGRVAVDLAPRPRPR; this is translated from the coding sequence ATGGGTGACCTGCTGGGTGTGGCGGTACTGGGTGCCGGTCACATGGGCGCCGACCACATACGCCGTCTCGACCAAGTGGTCAGCGGCGCCAGGGTCGCGGCCGTGGCCGACCCTGACATCGAACGGGCGAAGGAGGCCGCGGCGGGCCTCACCGGGGTGACCGTGCACACCGATCACCTCGCCGCCCTGGACGCGCCCGGTGTGGCGGCCGTCCTCGTCGCCTCCCCCGGTCCGGCCCACGAGGAGGCGCTGCTCGCCTGTTTCGCGCGCGGGCTGCCGGTGCTGTGCGAGAAGCCCATGGTGCCGGACTCCGCCGGCGCGCTGCGGGTCGTTGAGGCGGAGGCCGCACTCGGCCGGCGGCTCGCGCAGATCGGGTTCATGCGCCGCTACGACGCCGAGTACCGGCGACTGAAGGCACTCCTCGACGGGGGGCGCCTCGGCCGGCCGTTGATGCTGCACTGCACCCACCGCAACGTCTCCTCCCCCGACCACTTCACCAGCGCCATGCTGGTCAACAGCTCGGTCTCGCACGAGATCGACGCGGCCCGCTGGCTGCTCGGGCAGGAGCTGACTGCGGTGACCGTGCTGCGGCCCGCCCCGTCCTCGGACGCTCCCGAGGGCCTGATCGATCCGCAGTTCGTGCTGTTCGAGTCCGAGCGGGGCGCGCTCGTCGACGTCGAGGTCTTCGTCAACAGCGGCTTCGGCTACCAGGTGCGCTGCGAGGCCGTGTGCGAGAAGGGCAGCGCCCGGATCGGCGACGCGCACACCATGGTGGTCACCACCCGGGGCGGCGCCGCGGAGGAGGTGGCGCAGGACTATCTCGTGCGGTTCGCCGGCGCCTACGACCGCGAGGTGCAGGCCTGGGTCGACGCGACCCGGCGCGGGGAGGTCACCGGACCGGGCGTCTGGGACGGTTACGCCGCGTCCGCCGTGGCGGAGGCGGGCGTGCGGTCCCTCGAAACGGGCGGCCGGGTCGCCGTCGATCTCGCCCCGCGCCCCCGCCCACGCTAG
- a CDS encoding chemotaxis protein, with the protein MEHALSPATLARLRRPRPYPAVSVLTPTHRRERGSGQDPVRLRNVVAEARKRLESDPAVSRDRRADVEAQLDRALSEVDLTHAEDGLVIFAAPGEHQVWSLARPVPERVVLSDTFLTRNLVAAQAAERPFWVLSVSADRVTLWSGGPDRVVEANHGDFPLDRARPNFDAERQMRIGDSPSTFSDEGTRQFLREADTAMTAILREQPRPLYITGEQAALSLMEEVGSVARCGVHVRHGGLAHGGPDAVWQAVGPVLEAESTRGASSVVRELTSARGHRNYAAGLDELWQNAREGRVRLLAVEENYRAVVRDYGEHLVPAEPGDPDAREDIVDEIVEQCLETGAEVRFVPDGTLSDSDGIAGVLRY; encoded by the coding sequence ATGGAGCACGCACTGAGTCCCGCAACCCTTGCCCGACTGCGGCGCCCGCGTCCCTACCCGGCGGTGTCCGTGCTGACCCCCACGCACCGCCGTGAACGCGGGAGCGGCCAGGATCCGGTCCGGCTGCGCAACGTCGTGGCCGAGGCCCGCAAGCGTCTGGAGTCCGATCCCGCGGTCAGCCGCGACCGGCGCGCCGACGTCGAGGCGCAACTCGACCGGGCGCTGTCGGAGGTGGACCTGACGCACGCCGAGGACGGCCTCGTCATCTTCGCCGCGCCGGGCGAGCATCAGGTGTGGTCGCTGGCCCGCCCCGTCCCCGAACGCGTGGTGCTGTCGGACACCTTCCTCACCCGCAACCTGGTCGCCGCGCAGGCCGCGGAACGGCCCTTCTGGGTGCTGTCGGTCTCCGCCGACCGCGTCACGCTGTGGAGCGGCGGACCGGACCGCGTCGTCGAGGCGAACCACGGTGACTTCCCGCTCGACCGCGCCCGGCCGAACTTCGACGCCGAACGCCAGATGCGCATCGGCGATTCACCGAGCACCTTCAGCGACGAGGGCACCCGGCAGTTCCTGCGGGAGGCGGACACCGCGATGACCGCGATCCTGCGCGAGCAGCCCCGTCCGCTGTACATCACCGGCGAACAGGCGGCGCTCTCCCTGATGGAGGAGGTCGGCAGCGTCGCCAGGTGCGGCGTGCACGTCCGCCACGGAGGTCTCGCGCACGGCGGGCCCGACGCCGTGTGGCAGGCCGTCGGCCCCGTCCTGGAGGCGGAGTCGACCAGGGGCGCCTCGTCCGTGGTCCGCGAGCTGACCTCCGCGCGGGGGCACCGGAACTACGCGGCCGGTCTGGACGAGCTGTGGCAGAACGCCCGGGAAGGCCGGGTCCGGCTGCTCGCCGTGGAGGAGAACTACCGCGCCGTCGTCCGTGATTACGGCGAGCACCTGGTGCCGGCCGAGCCCGGCGACCCGGACGCCCGCGAGGACATCGTGGACGAGATCGTCGAGCAGTGCCTGGAGACCGGCGCCGAGGTGCGGTTCGTCCCCGACGGCACGCTGAGCGACTCGGACGGCATCGCGGGCGTCCTGCGGTACTGA
- a CDS encoding SsgA family sporulation/cell division regulator, giving the protein MDICIEQPAHARLITAEDREVPVTATLRYSAADPLAVFVDFPAEAALDGEELTWIFARALLDQGLRAPAGHGDVQIWPCGGTRTVLEFHSPYGLALLQFQASALRRFLLRTYELVPAGHEDLAAVVERGLSALFGGV; this is encoded by the coding sequence ATGGACATCTGCATCGAACAGCCCGCCCACGCACGGCTCATCACGGCGGAGGACCGGGAGGTCCCGGTGACGGCCACCCTTCGCTACTCCGCCGCCGATCCGCTCGCCGTCTTCGTGGACTTCCCCGCCGAGGCCGCCCTGGACGGTGAGGAACTCACCTGGATCTTCGCGCGTGCCCTGCTCGACCAGGGACTGCGGGCCCCGGCCGGCCACGGGGACGTGCAGATATGGCCGTGCGGCGGCACGCGGACGGTGCTGGAGTTCCACTCGCCCTACGGACTGGCCCTGCTGCAGTTCCAGGCCTCGGCGCTGCGCCGCTTCCTGCTGCGGACCTATGAGCTCGTCCCGGCCGGGCACGAGGACCTGGCGGCCGTGGTGGAGCGGGGGCTGAGCGCCCTGTTCGGTGGGGTGTGA